The following proteins are co-located in the Vigna angularis cultivar LongXiaoDou No.4 chromosome 2, ASM1680809v1, whole genome shotgun sequence genome:
- the LOC108327277 gene encoding uncharacterized protein LOC108327277, translating into MEDSDNEAQGHDNNGSEEDETEDRASRGPFPTFGKKKSMSDYKWELGTIFTDKDEFKEAIRSYVIHDGRALKFVKNDNRRLRKIVDVHSCSRQLNIKMMNSKWLSHEIDKSLHENPSIRVQDIRTKALRKWNTNVSISKARRAKLMASSEREGDFKEQFRRIYDYAHEVLRCNPGSTVKVKVNSDNGLYKGELLTTVGRDPNEQMLPLAYAVVEVENKDSWSWFLQLLVEDLGGNEVCWAYTWMSDQQKGLVPAIQELLPRAEQRFCIRYLYANFRKRFSGQILKNLMWRVATSTYPQAWERKMLNIRAVNEEAYKYLIVIPPRYWSRSRFRTQAMCDTLDNNISEGFNNVLVQSRGKPIITMLEDIRLYLMKRWATNRTKVASMDFNVCPKIKKRLMKECNLSRYWIPSWSARRIFEVRHVSVIGNKFTMDLDNEECSCRKWMISGIPCCHAVASMNYSNVDPETFIPIWFRKSTYEEAYASIIYLVNDHLLWEKTSSPDVLPPLKRNMPGRPKKKRRMEPWELTKDGTQMSVGGQRKKCSICRELGHNKKVCPLRPAIIQPTEPAQAQSSQPLAPSQPSSPQSPHPPQPSQDSIQDLSQPIRRKKLNIRRKDP; encoded by the exons ATGGAAGACAGTGATAACGAAGCACAAGGACATG ATAATAATGGAAGTGAGGAGGATGAAACTGAGGACAGAGCAAGTAGAGGTCCCTTTCCTACATTTGGGAAAAAGAAGTCAATGTCAGATTACAAATGGGAACTTGGTACTATATTTACCGATAAGGATGAGTTTAAGGAAGCCATTAGAAGCTATGTTATTCATGATGGGAGGGCTCTTaagtttgtaaaaaatgatAACCGTAGG TTAAGGAAGATTGTTGATGTTCATTCTTGCAGCAGGCAACTGAACattaaaatgatgaatagtaagtGGTTGAGTCATGAAATAGATAAGTCTTTACATGAGAATCCTAGTATAAGGGTCCAAGACATACGTACCAAAGCATTAAGGAAATGGAACACCAATGTATCAATTTCTAAAGCAAGAAGGGCGAAGTTAATGGCATCAAGTGAACGTGAAGGGGATTTTAAAGAACAATTTCGAAGGATTTATGACTACGCACATGAGGTATTGAGATGTAACCCAGGGTCAACGGTTAAGGTTAAAGTGAACAGTGATAATG GTCTTTATAAGGGAGAGCTGCTTACTACTGTTGGGAGGGATCCAAATGAGCAAATGCTACCCCTTGCATATGCAGTAGTTGAAGTCGAAAATAAAGATAGTTGGTCCTGGTTTTTGCAATTATTGGTTGAAGACCTTGGGGGCAATGAAGTTTGTTGGGCGTACACGTGGATGTCTGACCAGCAAAAG GGGTTGGTGCCAGCTATCCAAGAGCTTTTGCCTAGGGCAGAACAAAGATTCTGCATCAGGTACCTTTATGCTAACTTTAGGAAAAGATTTTCGGGTCAAATATtgaagaatttgatgtggaggGTTGCCACAAGCACATACCCCCAAGCTTGGGAGAGAAAGATGTTGAATATCAGAGCAGTGAATGAAGAAGCATATAAATACCTCATAGTCATTCCCCCAAG GTATTGGTCAAGAAGTAGGTTCAGAACTCAAGCAATGTGTGATACTCTGGATAACAACATCAGTGAAGGATTCAACAATGTCCTTGTTCAGTCTAGAGGAAAACCCATTATAACCATGCTGGAAGATATTAGACTGTATTTGATGAAAAGATGGGCCACAAACAGAACGAAGGTGGCATCTATGGATTTCAATGTTTGTCCAAAGATCAAAAAGAGACTTATGAAGGAATGTAATTTGTCAAGATATTGGATCCCAAG CTGGTCTGCAAGAAGGATTTTTGAGGTTAGGCATGTTTCAGTCATTGGGAACAAGTTCACAATGGACCTGGACAATGAAGAATGTAGCTGCAGGAAGTGGATGATCAGTGGCATCCCATGTTGTCATGCAGTTGCATCAATGAACTATTCAAATGTAGATCCAGAAACTTTTATACCAATTTGGTTCAGGAAATCCACATACGAAGAGGCATATGCGTCCATCATCTATCTTGTGAATGACCACCTCTTATGGGAAAAAACTAGTTCTCCTGATGTACTGCCACCACTTAAGAGGAACATGCCTGGgagaccaaagaaaaaaagaagaatggaGCCATGGGAACTAACGAAAGATGGGACCCAAATGAGTGTTGGTGGGCAGCGAAAGAAATGTAGCATCTGCCGTGAACTGGGGCACAACAAAAAAGTGTGCCCTTTACGTCCAGCCATCATCCAACCAACAGAACCAGCACAGGCACAAAGTTCACAACCCCTTGCACCTTCACAACCATCAAGTCCCCAATCTCCTCACCCACCACAACCAAGTCAAGATTCCATCCAAGATTTAAGTCAGCCAATACGaaggaaaaagttaaatattagaaGAAAAGATCCAtag